A stretch of Vannielia litorea DNA encodes these proteins:
- a CDS encoding DUF3775 domain-containing protein: MLDISMHKIVRVIALAREYGSDGVQTRNYIADMNEDEQSSLVALMWVGRGSYDPDDIEEARRMAVAEKTSPTETYLGGEPQLADMLEDGLDALDINVADAEDNLRERP, from the coding sequence ATGCTCGACATTTCCATGCACAAGATCGTCCGGGTCATCGCTCTGGCCCGGGAGTACGGTTCCGACGGGGTGCAGACCCGCAACTACATCGCCGACATGAACGAGGACGAGCAGTCGAGCCTCGTGGCGTTGATGTGGGTTGGTCGCGGCAGTTACGACCCCGATGACATCGAGGAGGCTCGCCGCATGGCCGTGGCCGAAAAGACCTCGCCCACCGAGACCTACCTCGGCGGTGAACCGCAGCTGGCCGACATGCTGGAAGACGGGCTCGACGCGCTCGACATCAACGTGGCCGACGCAGAGGACAACCTGCGCGAGCGGCCCTGA
- a CDS encoding DNA recombination protein RmuC, whose protein sequence is MIKLGDETYAFSDPRVLAALGGVLLVVFLLWLLITATRRAGRAADAAAQISEVTRLVGALAEGQHRLDGRISSVSESQANGQAQIVAAMESRLAEVQAQVADRLHQTALHSARTLNDMQEKVTETLSGSSKATATSLTQLTERLAQIDKAQANIEKLSGDVLGLQDILSNKQTRGAFGEIQLNDIVSKALPRDSYTLQASLSNGRRADCLIHLPKPPGPIVIDAKFPLEAYEQLRAASTDAEKTQAARALRTAVKAHISTISERYIVEGETADGALMFLPSEAVYAELHANFAEVVREGFAARVWIVSPTTCMATLNTMRAVLKDARMREQAGAIRKELALLYADVDRLGTRVGNLDRHFGQAAKDIEEIKISADKAGKRAHRLDAFDFEELAPEEEPRVVPLGSPSR, encoded by the coding sequence ATGATCAAGCTTGGCGATGAGACCTACGCATTTTCCGACCCCCGCGTTCTCGCGGCACTGGGCGGTGTGCTGCTTGTCGTCTTCCTGCTCTGGCTCCTCATTACCGCCACCCGCCGCGCCGGTCGCGCTGCCGATGCCGCCGCGCAGATCTCCGAGGTCACGCGGCTCGTAGGGGCGCTCGCCGAAGGTCAGCATCGGCTCGACGGGCGGATCTCCTCGGTCTCCGAGAGCCAGGCCAACGGCCAGGCGCAGATCGTCGCGGCGATGGAGTCACGCCTCGCCGAGGTGCAAGCCCAAGTCGCCGACCGCCTGCACCAGACCGCCCTGCACTCCGCCCGTACGCTCAACGACATGCAGGAGAAGGTGACAGAGACTCTCTCGGGCAGTTCCAAGGCCACCGCCACCTCGCTCACCCAGCTCACCGAACGCCTCGCCCAGATCGACAAGGCTCAGGCCAACATCGAGAAGCTCTCGGGCGACGTCCTCGGCCTGCAGGACATCCTGAGCAACAAGCAGACGCGCGGGGCCTTCGGGGAGATCCAGCTCAACGATATCGTCAGCAAGGCGCTTCCGCGCGACAGCTACACCCTCCAGGCGAGCCTTTCCAACGGCCGTCGCGCCGATTGCCTCATACACCTGCCCAAACCGCCGGGGCCGATCGTGATCGACGCCAAGTTCCCGCTCGAGGCCTACGAGCAATTGCGCGCGGCCTCGACCGACGCCGAGAAGACGCAGGCTGCCCGCGCCCTCCGCACGGCGGTGAAAGCCCATATCTCCACGATTTCAGAGCGCTATATCGTCGAGGGCGAAACGGCGGATGGCGCGCTGATGTTTCTGCCCTCCGAGGCGGTTTATGCCGAGCTGCACGCCAATTTCGCCGAAGTGGTGCGCGAGGGCTTTGCAGCACGGGTCTGGATCGTCTCGCCCACCACCTGCATGGCCACGCTCAACACCATGCGCGCCGTGCTTAAGGACGCACGGATGCGGGAGCAGGCCGGCGCCATACGCAAGGAACTGGCCCTGCTTTACGCCGATGTCGACCGGCTGGGCACGCGCGTGGGCAACCTCGACCGGCACTTCGGGCAGGCGGCCAAGGATATCGAGGAGATCAAGATTTCCGCCGACAAGGCCGGCAAGCGGGCACACCGGCTCGACGCCTTCGATTTCGAGGAGCTGGCCCCGGAGGAGGAACCTCGCGTCGTGCCCCTCGGCAGCCCAAGCCGCTGA
- a CDS encoding SDR family NAD(P)-dependent oxidoreductase, protein MVEWQGKRYWIIGAGSALGRAIADQLSRVGVELLLTCSEPEAMARLAEMLPGKAEVLEAEVSDGEAMKSAVASAGRLDGVIYLPDAVGGHGARTWDTAAIKQVIDRNLDGALNTVGAVLPGMVAADKGHLLLVAGLSAYRGLPGEIGYGTSMAAIMHLAEELYAELRSTGVQIQLACPGHVIEPEALAEGDTPAALPPSVMTSEAAARELFEHMNDDIFQRSFPTMRGWVVRLSQLMPNWLYYRLFRSQL, encoded by the coding sequence ATGGTCGAATGGCAGGGCAAGCGATACTGGATCATCGGGGCCGGCTCGGCCTTGGGGCGCGCCATTGCAGATCAGTTGAGTCGTGTCGGCGTGGAGCTGCTGCTCACCTGCTCCGAGCCGGAGGCGATGGCCCGCTTGGCCGAGATGCTGCCCGGCAAGGCCGAGGTGCTCGAGGCCGAGGTTTCCGACGGCGAGGCGATGAAGAGCGCCGTGGCCAGCGCGGGCAGGCTCGACGGCGTGATCTATCTTCCCGATGCCGTTGGCGGACACGGCGCCAGGACCTGGGACACGGCCGCGATCAAACAGGTGATCGACCGCAACCTCGACGGGGCGCTCAACACCGTGGGCGCAGTGCTGCCCGGCATGGTCGCCGCCGACAAGGGCCACCTGCTGCTGGTTGCCGGCCTCTCGGCCTATCGTGGCCTGCCGGGCGAGATCGGCTACGGCACCTCGATGGCGGCCATCATGCACCTTGCCGAAGAGCTCTACGCCGAGCTGCGCAGCACCGGCGTGCAGATCCAGCTCGCCTGCCCCGGCCACGTGATCGAACCCGAAGCCCTGGCCGAGGGCGATACCCCTGCCGCCTTGCCGCCCTCGGTGATGACCTCCGAGGCGGCCGCGCGGGAGTTGTTCGAACACATGAACGACGACATCTTCCAGAGGAGCTTCCCGACCATGCGGGGGTGGGTCGTCCGGCTCTCGCAACTCATGCCCAACTGGCTCTACTACAGGCTGTTCCGCTCGCAACTCTGA